The following coding sequences lie in one Rutidosis leptorrhynchoides isolate AG116_Rl617_1_P2 chromosome 4, CSIRO_AGI_Rlap_v1, whole genome shotgun sequence genomic window:
- the LOC139904324 gene encoding B3 domain-containing protein At3g19184-like, whose product MVVSKKSYEDLRRQRLEENKKRMEQLNIPQLTQALKTARSPMKRTKPRAIGTEIVVVRRSSRVASLPAPVYKEHGLKTFEILELPRCGRKYRYLRKELGNRVYASDEAREYAINKAEELASKLEGGHMSFSKPLFQSHVTGWLKLPGHLCRKYLPMNDETITLIDEDGQRSRTLYSARNKGLTAGWRGFCISHELIDGDALVFHLIKHTVFEVYIIRNKDYYADCEINDGSDA is encoded by the exons ATGGTGGTATCAAAGAAAAGCTATGAGGATTTACGTAGACAAAGGTTGGAAGAAAACAAAAAGAGGATGGAACAACTTAACATTCCTCAGCTCACTCAAGCTCTCAAAACCGCTCGCTCTCCG ATGAAACGAACAAAACCTCGTGCAATCGGGACAGAAATTGTGGTGGTTAGGAGGTCCAGTCGTGTTGCAAGTTTGCCTGCACCTGTTTATAAGGAACAT GGGCTTAAAACTTTTGAGATACTTGAGTTACCAAGGTG CGGAAGAAAGTATAGGTATTTACGAAAGGAGTTGGGAAACCGAGTTTATGCGTCTGATGAAGCTAGAGAATACGCTATAAACAAAGCTGAAGAACTTGCATCTAAGCTTGAAGGTGGCCATATGTCATTTTCCAAACCCCTGTTTCAGTCACACGTGACTGGTTGGCTG AAACTACCAGGTCATTTATGCAGAAAATATCTACCGATGAATGATGAAACCATCACTTTAATTGATGAAGATGGTCAACGGTCTCGCACACTTTATTCTGCTCGTAATAAAGGGCTTACTGCTGGATGGAGGGGGTTTTGCATTAGTCATGAATTAATTGATGGAGATGCACTCGTCTTTCATTTGATCAAACACACTGTCTTTGag GTATATATTATAAGGAACAAAGATTATTATGCAGATTGTGAAATCAATGATGGCTCTGACGCTTGA